The following coding sequences are from one Coffea arabica cultivar ET-39 chromosome 11e, Coffea Arabica ET-39 HiFi, whole genome shotgun sequence window:
- the LOC113718027 gene encoding phenylcoumaran benzylic ether reductase POP1-like — protein MDVKSKILIIGGTGNIGKYLVEASAKAGHPTFALVRESTISDLKRAAIIESFKSLGVIFLHGDLHNHQQLVNAIKQVDIVISAVGGDLVAHQVKIIEAIKEAGNIKRFLPSEFGVDVDRAHAVEPAASLNRTKVEIRRAIEAEGIPYTYLVSNGFAGYLNYILNNFGDSFSASPPRDKIVILGDGNPKVVFTKEEDIAAYTIKAADDPRTLNKSVYITPPANTLSYNGIVSLWEKKIGKTLEKIYVPGDEVLKKIQEASMPLKLLLSLAYTFFVKGEIANFEIEASFGMEATELYPDVKYTTLDEYLIRFVSN, from the exons ATGGATGTGAAAAGCAAGATTTTGATCATTGGCGGCACTGGAAACATCGGGAAATATTTAGTGGAAGCGAGCGCAAAAGCAGGGCACCCAACGTTTGCACTGGTCCGAGAAAGCACAATTTCAGATCTTAAGAGGGCAGCCATCATCGAGAGTTTCAAGAGTTTGGGAGTCATATTTCTTCAT GGAGATCTACACAATCATCAGCAGTTGGTAAATGCAATCAAACAAGTTGACATAGTGATCTCTGCAGTCGGGGGAGATTTGGTAGCTCATCAAGTTAAGATTATTGAAGCAATTAAAGAAGCTGGAAACATCAAA AGATTTTTACCTTCTGAATTTGGGGTTGATGTGGATCGTGCGCACGCTGTTGAACCAGCTGCTAGCTTAAACAGGACCAAGGTTGAGATCCGCAGAGCTATTGAGGCAGAAGGGATACCTTACACTTATTTAGTATCTAACGGATTTGCTGGTTACTTGAATTATATCCTCAACAACTTTGGAGACTCTTTCTCTGCAAGCCCTCCCAGAGACAAAATTGTCATTCTTGGCGATGGAAATCCAAAAG TTGTTTTCACCAAGGAAGAAGACATTGCTGCATACACCATCAAAGCAGCAGATGACCCAAGGACTCTGAACAAGAGTGTGTACATTACACCCCCTGCCAACACCTTGTCCTACAACGGAATAGTATCATTGTGGGAAAAGAAAATTGGCAAGACCCTCGAAAAGATCTACGTTCCAGGGGACGAAGTTCTTAAGAAAATTCAAG AGGCTTCAATGCCATTAAAATTGCTCCTGTCTTTGGCATACACATTTTTCGTGAAGGGAGAAATTGCCAACTTTGAGATCGAGGCTTCTTTTGGCATGGAGGCAACGGAGCTCTATCCTGATGTTAAATACACCACACTTGATGAGTACCTCATCCGGTTTGTATCAAATTAG